tttttttcttttcttttcttttgtgataTATCAAGACCTCCAGTTGTGAAGGTGTCAGACAAAGTCATGATTCCACAAGAAGAACATCCAGATATCAATTTTGTTGGTCTTCTGATTGGTCCTCGGGGAAACACATTGAAGGCCATGGAAAAAGACACTGGAGCTAAGATAATAATTCGAGGAAAGGGctcagtgaaagaaggaaaggtttgTGCTGTTAATTTTCAGAACACATGAGAGCTACACAGTTATTTATTAAATAGTCGTCTTCAGAAAAGTTTGCAAAAGCTTTTTATGGAATATTGTCACAAACACATGATATTCTTTTGATATAAGATTAATGTATTTATAAAGGTTGGCCGTAAGGATGGTGGACCCATGCCTGGAGAGGATGAACCTCTGCATGCATATGTTACTGCAAGTAATCCTGAAAGTGTAAAGAAAGCTGTTGACAAGGTGATGTTTTGTTTGATTCACTGCATAATATGTctatttaaaaatttttttttttttcctatttcacaTCCTGTGTGAGAACTTTGAATATTTTCtatgtgtgttttatatttgcATGAAGAAAGGAATATTCTTAGTACTATTTTTATGCCAACTTTTACAGTTATCacaattttgtgtttatttacagATCAAAGAGATTATTCGGCAAGGTGTTGAAGTACCAGAGGGACAGAATGATTTGCGAAGAATGCAGCTGAGAGAACTGGCTCTGCTTAATGGAACTTTGCGTGAGAATGATGGCCCAAGATGTTCCAACTGTGGTTCAAATGCTCATAAGTCATGGCAGGTAAGAACATAGAACATTCAACTAATGTATTTTTTCAGAATTGCATTAATAATTCATCATAAATTGtctaagcaaataaaaaaaacagtttagTGGTGTCATGTCAGAAGTGATTTTCTTGGCAAGAGAAGCAGCTCCATTAATTGTGTATTAAAGGTAAGCTGGTTTGATGGGATGAGCAATAAGTGTACAAATTAAAATAAGCACACACTAGAACTGAGTCTTGAGTACAAAAGAGCTGAAATACCTTGATCAGTTAGAAAgatttagaaaaataaatgctaAAGAAATTGCATTTTTATATGGAAAAAGGGTAGAAAATTGGCTCAGATGGATCTTTTAGAATTTCTTATTACAATGGAGTCTCTGTTACTGAATGCCATCCTTTTGAAGAAATCAGTTTTCAAACAAAATCTTGAAATCCTAATTGCTTTGGTTCCATATGAAAGTTACTTGATTTCAATTTTTAAAACAATGGACAAACCCCCATTTGTTAATAATTTAtagtttctataaatatttcttttgtttaatgtATTTGATGGGAGAAGAGAGACATTAGGTAATACAGTAATTTAATCTTTGCAGTGATATAAATGTGATAATGTTGAAAGGcttcaatataaacaagaagaTTTTGACTGGCTTGAGTAATCCCGAGCCTTTTACTGGATGACTGACAGTGCCATCACTACTGTACGACTGTTTTTGAAGTAGCTTTTCCCAGCAGCAAGATGTGTGTGTTATGATCACCTTACTTTTGGCAGTAACTGGGTTTTCTCTTTGTGTCACTCTGTAAAGCTTCTCAGATTATTTTGGTGGTAAAGAGAATTTATATGTGGTCTATAATATCTTATGATGAATTTGTGTCACTAAGTTTATTCAACTCATCCTTTGTGAATAGATAATTTGAGCTGGAGATGTTGTGGAATGGCCATTTTGGCAGTAAGAGTATCAGTTATGAGCTGCTAACACAGGTTGGATGGATGTCAGGGCATTGGTTAAACCATTTTATATTGATTACCATGGGGGAAATAGTTTTGGCTTCTGAACACTTTAGATTTCAGGGAGCATTTAGGAACAAATTGAGTTTGAGAAATGATCTTTCACTGTAGTGTCTTAAACCATAAATTAAAAGAACTTATTAAAGTATGTATATAATGATTGCTacaagtaattctctctctctctctctctctctctctctctctctctctctctctctctctctctctctctctctctctctctctctctctcttttctgaatACTTACAAAAACTTTAATGATTTATTATGTTTCAGTGTCCTGACAAGCCCAATGTGACAAATAATGTAGTTTGCACAAGTTGTGGTGGTACTGGCCACATTGCCAAAGATTGCCGTCAAAGGCGTGGTCCTGGTGCTCCAACTTCAGTTGACAGGCAAAAGATTGATGAAGAGTACATGTCTCTTATGGCTGAACTTGGGGAGGGCCCACCTCCTCCACAGAATAATGACCGGAGTAGTAGACCAGCTGTGAACACATCAACCAGGAGTCTATTTGAGAGACCTCAAGGGGCCCCACGCCCTCTGATGGGACCCCCTCCTCGCTCTGAACCTCAGTCTTCAGTAAATAATCAGTTTAACAGTAATAATCAGAATCAAGGTGGGATGAATCAGCAAAATTCTTGGAATTCTAACCAAATGGGTGGAGGTGGGGGTCCAAGACCACTGCTAGGGAACAGCAATGGTCCACCCAATCTCAACCAGCCCCCTCCTGGAATGCcttggcagcagcaacagcagcaacagtctCAGCAGCAGCAAGGCCCCAATAGTTTTCAAGGTGTACCACCACCAAACTTACTACAGGcaccgccacctcctccacctccaacaACTCAGAATggtcaacaacagcagcaacaacccaATTGGATGGCCCAGGCTCCTCCTGGCCCACCTGGTGGGCCTCAGGGTCACCAGGGTCACCAGGGACCTGGTAATCATGGTGGTCCTCACAATGGCCCACATAATGGACCTCATGGGGGTCCTCATGGTGGACCACATGGAGGACCACCTCATGGTCCACCCCCACAAATGAATCACTGGCAAGGTCCGCCCCCTGGTCCTCATCATGGGCCACCAGGTATGGGATGTCCGCCCCCCGGACCTGTACCCCCACCACGTCCTGTAGGGCCTCCACCAGGCTGGGGTTGGAATGGACCACCACAACCTgttggaccaccaccaccaccaccaccaggaggtcCTGGTGGTCCTGGAGGACCTGGACCTCGTGGACCTGGTGGTGTTGACCTAGGAGCACTTctttcagcaccaccaccaccaccaccctcataaAGAATTTACAATAGCAGTACAAATGAATGCCTGCCTCTAATAATCATCCTTGGTAACTGGATATCATGGATTAACATGAATAATATCATGTACAATTTTAGCATCTTGGAAATCATAGTGTGAttttaattaatgaaaaaatatattttaagGTTAGGGGGAATTTGGATAATGTTGGAAGAGTGTCTTTGCTTTGTGAATAGTAGAGTGACTGTTAGCTAGTACAAATAATAAGAACAGTGGTACAGACATTTGTAAAATTGATGAGCACTTATTTTGAAAATTTTCATCTTTAATTATGTTTAAATTATTCACTTTGGAGCTGGTCTATTTTCAGATTTGTTTGCTTTTAGCAAAGATGGCAAAGAAAGACATTAGAAACAGGAATGTTGATTTTTGTCATCAATGAATTGAAGTAATGCGATGAAAATGCAATTTAGAAGTAACACTAGTTGCTTGAAGGATGCAGACTGCTTTGGGTTTGGATTTGAAagtgtatagttttttttttttatttgcactaCAAAGGATGCAGAGTCAGCATGGTGTAATGTTTGGATTTTGAAGAATAGTTCTTCTGAACCTTGTGAATGTTAAGTGAAGAGATAATGAATGATGGAAGATGGAACACTTGCAGTAACCACATTGACTATGGTTTTCTGCCtttgtgtgatgaaaaaaatgaagagacaaTGCTTCTTATGTagaaagaatagaggaggaaCAAATCTTGCTGACTCGCTGTATTTGGTGCCTCAAGACTTCACAATACTAAAATGTTattgaaaacaaaatatgaaaatattctGTTGTATTCTATAGATCATATTTTATAGAAAATTTGATAACCCTTTGAATGTTGGGCATCTCTAAAGCATTGCTGTATATCTTGTTTGGAAAAAAATTCTTTagctttacttttttgtttcagTACTTAGATGTAAGTAATATAATCTTCTGGACTGCATGTATACAGGAAATTGTGCATATGATACAGATgtatagatgaaaatatgacttaAACATAGGTAAtctaaatgaataaaactttAGGCTAGCTGTGAAGACTACTGCTGTTAGGGAATGCAAGGCTTAACAAAACTGAAAGACTATCCTCCTGTCACCTCATTCTTTATAGTACATTAATTGATGACCCTAACAATATTTGTTCATGGATATGAATAGGTGTTATCTTGTGTTCCTGATTTATGTGTTTAATTTTCATGAGTTAATGTAATAAAGTACAACCACAGTAAAATGACgacaaacttagaaatgcaaaCTTTGGTTCACTTAATCTTAAGCTCGAAGACATGTTGCACATCTAGTGTTACAAATCAGGATAtttaaataaacaatgaaaagtaaGTTTTAATTTTTATACATTAGTTTTGAGTGAATGGTGTTGGAAATGATATATGGATTTCCAACAAGGTCTTAATATTGGTAATGGGTAATGACTGCCATTTTGAATTTAAGAACCCACTTCAGAATGGGTTAAATAGAAAGGATCCAAGGTCAGGTAGAATATGATCCTAAGTGTCACTGCTTGTAAGAGTGCATACAGCACATCCAGTGCAGATGTACGACTTCCTTATGGGACAGCAACACAGGATCTGCTTAGCAACTAATTGCTTAACATCTTAGCCTATTCTCTATGATCATGGTGGCAGTTCAGATAAGTAGCCTAATATGTCAGGCTTGCGTACAGTTGAATTGTTAGTGCTGCCATAAGTTTGCCACACAAGGTAATATCATCATAAAAATTTTGGCATGGTAATATAATGGTACTAAATTTCAAGTGCATTTGAAAAGTGATAAAGTGTTGATATAAAAATTGTTCTTACATTGCATAACACAGTCTGTGCTGAACCCAGGATGTGCTTGGTGGGTGGCCATGCTGCCCAATACACAATGGTACCCTTCCAGTGACAACTTACACATACCTTTGTGGCTGCTTTGTTTGCACTGATTGGGGGAATATGCATCCTGCAGGTCGTGCTCTGTGCCATGTTGGAGTTGGGAGTTTTTGCCAGAAATGCAGCCACCATCCAGGTATTAAACCTGTGACACTGGTTGCTAGGTGGTTGTGCTATCTGTTGCATAATGGTATCCTTTAGTGATAACTGATTCACTGATGGACTTTTTTTCTCAGTATAAAACTTCTCACATAGTAATCTTTGCCCATGACAAACTGATCTATTGAAAAATTAAATTTGTTCCTTAAAATGACAAAACAATCATTATATTACCCTTCAATGTTGATACATATATTTATGATATAATTTACAGGTATATAGAATTATTTCAGGATATTCTAGAGAACTTGGTTTTGAACAGCACTGATTTATTGGGAATGATGGGATTGGCAATTATTTCATGTGTATGTTTACTTGTCCTTGATGCCTTCTGCAATGGTTACATTGCAGGTAAACCTTTGCCTTGCCATAACCTTTACACATCAGTAAGTactgattaaaaagaaaaaggattctGTGTTAGGTGGATGAGGTAAAAGTATGTTAGCAATAAGGCTTGTATACTTAATTTAAAGGAGATAggccagtaaaaaaaaaaaaaaaaaaaaaaaaaagtaaaggttgTCTTATGATTGTCATGCACTTCAACCATGAATTCTTAACAACAGACTAAAGAAACTGGTAGATTCAGGTCATATGGCATTTTTTACTAATTGATATTTCATAGCAATACTTACCAACCATATCATCCCATAGCACCATGGGTTTCAATAGGTTTATCACATTTACATGTTTAGCTTCCAATGTTCTCTTTCTGCAACTTTGTTAAATAAGGACTATCCAAGGCAAGGCATCAGTATACTCAACTTGCATTCTTGAAAACAGCTTTTAGGCCTTCAtggaagagagaataattatCAGTAGGATTGCCGTATGGGTATTTAAAACTAATTTGTTGCATGTCAGTTCCAGAAGTACAGTAGGTTAGAGATATTTAATGCAACAAatcaatacacaaaaataatttGGAAGATGTAACTGACTTTGCCAAAAGGATACATTATCAAAATTTTTTGCTGAATTgaaatttgttgattttataggtACAAGATATTGATTGCTAGACTGCCCAATTGAAATCATATAATTTTTAATTGTATTCATAATGCTTTATTATTTGCAAATGTCAAAGCAAGCTACATGGTAAGCCCAAAAGTACAGGGAATTATGGTAATACACAAAACTGACTGAAATAACTATATTTCCTAAAAATGGTATGAACTTATACAAGACTGTAAGATTAATTAATTGCATTTTtcgaaatagatgaaaaaaaaaagtttaattccAAAGAATAACAAATACTGAGAGAAAATTCAACATTAGTCTTTTATCACCAAACATAATTTACTGACCCTTGCACAGCTAGTGAAACTTATTCACTACAAAATGTAAATTAATGTAACATAAGGTAACATCATGTATaacacatggtaaaaaatcCAAATTTCAAAGTACAcatacttaagaaaaaaaaaaaaagtgaaatttgatattcataaaaaaaaatcctttcaagcatattagagagagagagagagagagagagagagagagagagagatatgcataTGCATTGAATACGTATATCTTCTCATTGGAATGTAATACtgtgatgtatatatatatatatatatatatatatatatatatatatatatatatatatatatatatatatatatatatatatatatatatatatatatatatatatatatatatatatatatatatatatatatatatacatgtatatataatatTCATTGGATCAAATGTAATATTCTAATTTAGCTCACAGAGTTCCTGAGGTATAAGGATattagtgtgttgtggtttcataTGCAGGCAAGTCCCATGTTTGCTAGGTGATAATAGATATGTGCTTAGACGTTGAGGTTCAAGGAGTTAAGATCGTGATCTCCTGGTGGATTTGAGGGATCTTCCAATGAAATCGATTGTGAAGAGTTTTTTAAAGGATTATCATAATCATGTTGAAAGCCTGATCTGATTTCGGGTGATAACTGGTCAAAGAGTATTTTATACTCTTCAATCTTTTTCGAAACCCACTTGCATCCTTGAGTGCAAAGGGCGAGCAGCTCACGCATAGGGGCATCATGGAGCAGTGCAAGTTCCATAGTGAGAGTAGTAGTATCCACTGAAAAGAGATAATTGTGTCAGCTGTATTTTCTGTTAATCATCATGTGATTTAGAAAACATGTAACCGAGAATATCAAACGTCTTTGCAGATATTATTAGCGTGAATGTCAGGGCAGTGCTCACTTCTTTGCTGGGTCAGCTGGTCTTCTAAGGCTCTAATTTTCATAGTATGAGAGTCCAAACTCGGAATATCTGTGCTGTAAGTCGTCTGCGTGGGCACCTCCATTCCTTGCATTTCCTCGCTACCGTGCTCTGTGATCATTGCGTCAGtctagaagagaagagaaagaaaagaaaaaaaaaaaaaaaatcgactgAAAACACAACGTCAATCAAGTGGTTTGTCTTAGTAAATCATAATGTTATTTCGGAAATGTGGATTttatttaggttaggtaaggttaaaacAATGCAGATCAGAAAGTTTTACGCTGTCAAAGCTACTGCATCAAATACTCTTAAGGTATCAGACACATCAACTAATAATTATGGTACACCAACAAGTATTGCAGAACATACCACATTAAAGGaggaccacaaaaaaaaaaaaaaaaaaaggttttagATATGAAGCTggtaaaaaatatacatagctAATACCTGCATGACTCAAGCTTGTTAAAGTGACACGAGGGTCGGCGAGTGACGAGTGATAGTGTGTCGTGTGTCGAACTGCGTTCATAAATGACTCTACTGACTCTACGTACGTAAGATAACATTACCACAATGTAATTAACACAAGATCTATatggtgaatatatatatatatatatatatatatatatatatatatatatatatatatatatatatatatatatatatatatatatatatatatatatatatatatatatatatatatatatatatatatatatatatataataaataaataaatatatatatatatata
The window above is part of the Portunus trituberculatus isolate SZX2019 chromosome 38, ASM1759143v1, whole genome shotgun sequence genome. Proteins encoded here:
- the LOC123515174 gene encoding splicing factor 1-like translates to MSGANSTPLGRMNPAIGAGKKPAPTGASLLKPSYMSPVGSNSPMASAASAAAAAAAAAAAAVSAQITHNQLSVKRENDEKGESEPEERKRRRKSRWQGDEKDKTFIPGMPTVLPSNMSKDQEEAYLLQLQIEELSRRLRSNDLGISPNPEDRSPSPEPIYNNEGKRLNTREYRTRKKLEDDRHNCITRMLAINTDYKPPADYKPPVVKVSDKVMIPQEEHPDINFVGLLIGPRGNTLKAMEKDTGAKIIIRGKGSVKEGKVGRKDGGPMPGEDEPLHAYVTASNPESVKKAVDKIKEIIRQGVEVPEGQNDLRRMQLRELALLNGTLRENDGPRCSNCGSNAHKSWQCPDKPNVTNNVVCTSCGGTGHIAKDCRQRRGPGAPTSVDRQKIDEEYMSLMAELGEGPPPPQNNDRSSRPAVNTSTRSLFERPQGAPRPLMGPPPRSEPQSSVNNQFNSNNQNQGGMNQQNSWNSNQMGGGGGPRPLLGNSNGPPNLNQPPPGMPWQQQQQQQSQQQQGPNSFQGVPPPNLLQAPPPPPPPTTQNGQQQQQQPNWMAQAPPGPPGGPQGHQGHQGPGNHGGPHNGPHNGPHGGPHGGPHGGPPHGPPPQMNHWQGPPPGPHHGPPGMGCPPPGPVPPPRPVGPPPGWGWNGPPQPVGPPPPPPPGGPGGPGGPGPRGPGGVDLGALLSAPPPPPPS
- the LOC123515175 gene encoding uncharacterized protein LOC123515175, which produces MQTDAMITEHGSEEMQGMEVPTQTTYSTDIPSLDSHTMKIRALEDQLTQQRMDTTTLTMELALLHDAPMRELLALCTQGCKWVSKKIEEYKILFDQLSPEIRSGFQHDYDNPLKNSSQSISLEDPSNPPGDHDLNSLNLNV